The Deltaproteobacteria bacterium nucleotide sequence GCCTCGGACAATTTCCGATAGTGTAGCGACCGTGGAAAGGTGCCCATTGATAAGAACCTTGTTGCGGCCTTTTTTGCCAATCACACGCGATATTAAAAGTAAGGCTGGATCATCCCCAACCAGTTCTCGTTGTTCTAAGCGGGCCCGAACGACTGGGTGCTGTTTAATATCAAATAGAGCTTCGACCCGAGCGGTGTCAGCTCCAGTCCTGACGACCTCGTTATTTGCGCGGGCTCCGAGAGCAAGCATGAGCGCGTCTACTAAAATCGATTTACCGGCACCTGTTTCACCCGTGACCACGGTGAAACCCGTTGAGAACTCGACTTCAGCCTGATCGATGATGGCAAAGTCGCGAATGCGTAGATTAAGTAGCATGAGAACACCCTTCTTTCTTATTGAGAGTGTTTAACACTTAACCCATGGGACTGACAACTTGTTCAGTGATCTTTTGTTCAGTGCGGCGAGATACCCCAATCACAAATGAGCCAACCCCGCCGACCCGCTTCTTGGCGAAGCTTTGGATCAGGGTTTACAGCCACGGCTTCACCGGCCGCCACCATCATCGGCAAATCAGTAAAGGAATCCGTGTAGAAGATTGAATCCTCTAAAGTTCCACCATTCGCTTCAAGGTATGCCTTAGCGAGGATAACTTTACCTTCGCCAAAACAAATGGGTTCAACGGGCTTACCCGTAAGTACACCACTTTGATCGACCTCTAGCCGAGTAGCCAGATAGCCGTCGAGCTCCATTTCACGGCTAACTTCACGTGCAACGTAAACAGTACTGGACGTAAGCAGCACAAGTTTGTCTCCACGCTCACGGTGCATCTTCATCGCAGCAAGAGCTCCAGGGCGAACTCTTCCGTGCATGCGTTTGGCGTAAAAATCATCCGAACGGCTTACTAGGTCGGCTTCCTTGGTTCCCTTGAGGTCTTCCATCGCCATCCGCAGAGGCCGGGTCATATCGGCGGCTAGGAAATGGTAGATAATAAGCCAACCAATTGCCTGAACCGTTTGCCAAATGCTTACACGACCCGCTTTGAATTCGTAGCGGAGCCATTGGGACCCAGAATTCACATCCATTAATGTCTTATCTAAATCAAAAAATGCGGTCATCACGCCCTGCTCTTTCCCATGCCTTAATAACCTCATGCCACACGAACAGGATTTCTTCGAGGGTAAAGTGGAGCACCTAAGCCTACATGAGGTCTTGACGGCAACCTCGATCCGCGCCACCGTATCTATATATGGATATACTTTCGTTATTGCTGGCCTTTTGCTTGGTGTTGCTAAACGGGTTTTTCGTTGCCACCGAATTTGCCATTGTTAAAGTCCGACCCAGTCGCATCGAGGAGCTGATTCGCTCAAAACGCTCGGGTGCACCCGGTGTCCGGCACATGGTCACGCACCTCGACGCTTATCTTTCGGCCACACAGCTTGGGATTACTTTTGCTAGCCTTGGGTTGGGCTGGCTTGGGGAGCCTGCGTTTGCTCGGCTTGTTGAATGGCCATTGATGATGATGGGTGTGGATGATCCCGTCTGGGTCC carries:
- a CDS encoding AAA family ATPase encodes the protein MLLNLRIRDFAIIDQAEVEFSTGFTVVTGETGAGKSILVDALMLALGARANNEVVRTGADTARVEALFDIKQHPVVRARLEQRELVGDDPALLLISRVIGKKGRNKVLINGHLSTVATLSEIVRGLVDISGQHEQQSLLMTDTHLEILDAYSEIDGLKS
- a CDS encoding HAD-IB family hydrolase, which produces MTAFFDLDKTLMDVNSGSQWLRYEFKAGRVSIWQTVQAIGWLIIYHFLAADMTRPLRMAMEDLKGTKEADLVSRSDDFYAKRMHGRVRPGALAAMKMHRERGDKLVLLTSSTVYVAREVSREMELDGYLATRLEVDQSGVLTGKPVEPICFGEGKVILAKAYLEANGGTLEDSIFYTDSFTDLPMMVAAGEAVAVNPDPKLRQEAGRRGWLICDWGISPH